A window of the Hordeum vulgare subsp. vulgare chromosome 5H, MorexV3_pseudomolecules_assembly, whole genome shotgun sequence genome harbors these coding sequences:
- the LOC123396274 gene encoding uncharacterized protein LOC123396274, producing MDLAPFKMDIDELLDDYTKENCTSFTDFKRVWMAKKFSYIYEGRPKTNSGVFMQSLFLHCIGHMTSQSSLLQRLPGLYCLYCLYECQPYKPHFKIYLSLEESKKLKDFVIEAKQNGLGLVPALVKRMLDKGMFLFGFINLLGDIVAKEVDEMNASQNKRVEFACDKLFANTQIGSYTHTDLGVEFELDSIKKLSMDYAKAKESAFAEASQTVDVEDAKHILQNDKLLGDKVEEIVKEWDAQKEEFYQKTGVSPHDEMVVVDNDESGEFYDENETDAFDELEQLLLE from the exons ATGGATCTCGCCCCTTTCAAGATGGATATTGACGAGTTACTAGATGATTATACCAAG GAAAATTGCACGTCATTCACTGATTTCAAGAGAGTGTGGATGGCCAAGAAGTTTTCTTATATCTATGAAGGCAGGCCCAAGACGAACTCGGGCGTTTTTATGCAATCCCTCTTTTTGCATTGTATTG GCCATATGACTTCCCAAAGTTCTCTACTTCAGAGGTTGCCTGGGCTTTACTGCCTTTACTGCCTTTATGAGTGTCAACCATACAAGCCACACTTCAAAATTTATCTGTCTCTTG AGGAGTCCAAGAAACTCAAAGACTTTGTCATTGAGGCTAAGCAGAACGGGCTTGGTCTTGTACCAGCACTTGTCAAAAggatgctagataaaggcatgttTCTGTTTGGGTTCATAAATTTGCTTGGTGACATTGTGGCAAAGGAGGTTGATGAAATGAATGCATCCCAGAATAAACGGGTGGAATTTGCCTGTGacaa GTTGTTTGCAAATACTCAAATAGGGAGTTATACGCACACAGATTTG GGAGTGGAGTTTGAACTTGACAGCATCAAGAAATTGTCAATGGACTACGCTAAAGCCAAAGAATCAGCTTTTGCAG AGGCAAGCCAAACTGTTGATGTGGAAGATGCCAAGCACATCCTTCAGAATGACAAACTGCTGGGTGACAAAGTAGAGGAAATCGTCAAAGAGTGGGATGCCCAGAAGGAAGAGTTCTACCAGAAAACAGGTGTATCTCCTCATGATGAAATGGTGGTGGTTGACAACGACGAATCTGGAGAATTCTATGACGAAAATGAAACCGACGCCTTTGATGAGTTAGAACAGCTGCTGCTGGAGTGA